One region of Edaphobacter bradus genomic DNA includes:
- the ychF gene encoding redox-regulated ATPase YchF — protein sequence MPLNCGIVGLPNVGKSTIFNALTSAKAQAANYPFCTIDPNTGIVTVPDERLSKISALIVPKSLVPTTMEFIDIAGLVEGASKGEGLGNQFLGHIRATDAICHVVRCFDDPEVVHVAGAINPLHDIDIINTELLLADLETVEKRSQRVEKLARNTQDAKIKTEASAVAKLKATLEAGKPARAADLTDDERTASRELFLITAKPQLYVANVDEAGLANGNAYTEAVEKRAAEENSQVVRICGALEAEIAQLDPPERTEFLESVGLHEPGLDRLIHSAYRLLDLITYFTAGVQEVRAWTIRRGTKAPGAAGVIHSDFERGFIKADCYACEDLFKYGSEQAVKEKGLLRSEGKDYTVKDGDILFFKFNV from the coding sequence TTGCCATTGAACTGCGGAATCGTCGGCCTGCCCAACGTGGGCAAGTCCACCATCTTCAACGCGCTCACCTCGGCCAAGGCCCAGGCCGCCAACTACCCCTTCTGCACCATCGACCCCAACACGGGCATCGTCACGGTGCCTGACGAGCGCCTTAGCAAGATCTCCGCGCTCATCGTTCCCAAGTCCCTCGTCCCCACCACGATGGAGTTCATCGACATCGCCGGCCTCGTCGAAGGCGCGAGCAAGGGCGAAGGCCTCGGCAACCAGTTCCTCGGCCACATCCGCGCCACCGACGCCATCTGCCACGTCGTGCGCTGCTTCGACGACCCCGAGGTCGTCCACGTCGCCGGAGCCATCAACCCGCTCCACGACATCGACATCATCAACACCGAGCTCCTGCTCGCCGACCTCGAGACCGTAGAGAAACGCAGCCAGCGCGTCGAAAAGCTCGCCCGCAACACGCAGGACGCGAAGATCAAGACCGAAGCCTCCGCCGTCGCCAAGCTCAAGGCCACGCTCGAAGCCGGCAAACCCGCCCGGGCCGCCGACCTCACTGACGACGAGCGCACGGCCTCGCGCGAACTCTTCCTCATCACCGCCAAGCCGCAGCTCTACGTCGCCAACGTCGACGAGGCCGGGCTCGCCAATGGCAACGCCTACACCGAAGCCGTCGAAAAGCGAGCCGCCGAAGAGAACTCCCAGGTCGTCCGCATCTGCGGAGCCCTCGAAGCCGAGATCGCGCAACTCGATCCGCCCGAACGCACCGAGTTTCTCGAGTCCGTCGGACTCCACGAGCCCGGCCTCGACCGCCTCATCCACTCGGCCTACCGCCTGCTCGACCTCATCACCTACTTCACCGCCGGAGTCCAGGAGGTCCGCGCCTGGACCATCCGCCGCGGAACCAAAGCCCCCGGAGCCGCCGGAGTCATCCACTCCGACTTCGAGCGCGGCTTCATCAAGGCCGACTGCTACGCCTGCGAAGACCTCTTCAAATACGGCAGCGAACAAGCCGTCAAAGAAAAAGGCCTACTCCGCAGCGAAGGCAAGGACTACACCGTCAAAGACGGCGACATCCTCTTCTTCAAGTTCAATGTTTGA
- a CDS encoding CGNR zinc finger domain-containing protein — translation MTKPFQLVAGHPVLDLVNTLDWRFRSTGPEELLNTYDDLLRFAEQSGMLTPRQTQRIRRESGGSATQTLQSARELREAAAQILYAIMGDRTPPAAVTKKLDHHIRAAHTHRKLRWNQSRLELSWSGSESDPQFPIWLLAQSASDLLTTQAAEMIRACDNPECRWLFLDTSKNHSRRWCDMSLCGNRMKARRFKAQHKA, via the coding sequence GTGACCAAGCCCTTCCAACTCGTCGCCGGCCATCCCGTCCTCGACCTCGTCAACACGCTCGACTGGCGCTTCCGCTCAACCGGCCCGGAGGAGCTTCTCAACACTTACGACGACCTTCTTCGCTTCGCCGAGCAATCAGGGATGCTCACTCCTCGCCAGACGCAGCGCATTCGCCGCGAGTCAGGCGGCAGCGCTACGCAAACCCTGCAGTCGGCAAGAGAGCTCCGCGAAGCTGCCGCACAAATTCTCTACGCCATAATGGGTGACCGAACTCCCCCCGCAGCCGTGACAAAAAAACTCGATCACCACATCCGGGCAGCACACACACATCGCAAGCTGCGCTGGAACCAATCCCGCCTCGAACTGAGCTGGTCCGGCAGCGAGTCTGACCCGCAGTTTCCCATCTGGCTCCTGGCGCAATCTGCCTCCGACCTCCTCACCACCCAGGCCGCCGAGATGATCCGCGCCTGCGACAACCCCGAGTGCCGCTGGCTCTTCCTCGACACCAGCAAAAATCACTCACGCCGCTGGTGCGACATGAGCCTCTGCGGAAACCGCATGAAGGCCCGCCGCTTCAAGGCCCAGCACAAGGCGTAA
- a CDS encoding EamA family transporter — MANTSVSVGAPKRSFDVRVVMAFLAIYVLWGTTFLAIRVAVLEVPPLFAAGARFFTAGVLLYGFMRLRGKARPTALEWRNLAVIGLLMFVVEYGPLFWAEKYLTSGVTSILAATVPLITIVLEMVVLRQQAFRWSLLGATVLGFCGVGVLMLPSGAKNVALVPCVAVLLGTTGWCLGSVLQRQMKLPDSRPLTSGAAMMLGGGGLLVLSGLFGELHPFPHLSLRAALALGYLITCGSLLAFTAFVWLLGRMPASEISSYAYVNPVVAISLGYFVAGEHVGGRTLVGAVLVLVSVFLILRLNAICFRQGR, encoded by the coding sequence ATGGCGAACACATCGGTTAGTGTTGGTGCTCCGAAGAGATCGTTCGACGTTCGAGTCGTAATGGCGTTCCTTGCGATCTATGTGCTGTGGGGGACGACGTTTCTGGCGATACGGGTCGCGGTGCTTGAGGTGCCTCCGCTGTTTGCCGCGGGAGCGCGGTTCTTCACCGCGGGTGTGTTGCTGTATGGCTTTATGCGGCTGCGAGGGAAGGCTCGCCCGACGGCGCTTGAGTGGCGCAATCTTGCGGTGATCGGTCTGCTGATGTTTGTGGTGGAGTATGGGCCGCTGTTCTGGGCGGAGAAGTATCTGACATCGGGGGTGACCTCGATTCTGGCGGCGACGGTCCCGCTGATCACGATTGTGCTTGAGATGGTTGTCTTGCGGCAGCAGGCGTTTCGCTGGAGCCTGCTGGGGGCGACGGTGCTGGGGTTCTGCGGAGTGGGCGTGCTGATGCTACCGAGCGGAGCTAAGAACGTTGCGCTGGTGCCGTGCGTGGCGGTTCTGTTGGGAACGACGGGCTGGTGTCTGGGCTCGGTGTTGCAGCGGCAGATGAAGCTGCCGGATTCGCGGCCGCTGACCTCGGGCGCGGCGATGATGCTGGGCGGCGGTGGTTTGCTGGTGCTGTCGGGGCTGTTTGGCGAGCTGCATCCGTTTCCGCATTTGTCGCTGCGGGCCGCGCTGGCGCTGGGGTATCTGATTACGTGCGGATCGCTGTTGGCGTTTACGGCGTTTGTGTGGCTGCTGGGAAGGATGCCGGCGTCGGAGATCTCAAGCTATGCGTATGTGAATCCGGTGGTGGCGATTTCGCTGGGATACTTTGTTGCGGGCGAGCATGTTGGCGGACGGACGCTGGTGGGAGCGGTGCTGGTTCTGGTGAGCGTATTCCTGATTCTTCGCTTGAACGCGATTTGTTTCAGGCAGGGCCGGTGA
- a CDS encoding 3-keto-disaccharide hydrolase, with protein sequence MLIRTTFLAAILLASTVPALTQTTPNTLSPKEKSEGWRLLFDGKTTNGWRSTHGPAFPATGWEVKDGLITVTEHSGEEGGNAGDIITTRKYDNFELSVDFRITPGANSGIKYFVNLNMTPGHEGHGSAIGFEYQILDDALHPDGKKGRDGDRTLASLYDMIPAAKDKPTKPIGEWNTARIVVNGAHCEHWLNGVKVVEYERFTPQFRQLVADSKYHVYPNFGEANDGYILLQDHGFPVSFRNIKIRELPPAPAK encoded by the coding sequence ATGCTCATCCGCACTACATTCCTCGCAGCGATCCTTCTCGCAAGCACCGTTCCAGCACTCACCCAAACCACCCCCAACACCCTCTCGCCCAAAGAAAAATCCGAGGGCTGGCGCCTTCTCTTCGACGGCAAGACCACCAACGGCTGGCGCAGCACCCATGGCCCAGCCTTCCCCGCCACAGGCTGGGAGGTCAAGGACGGCCTCATCACCGTCACCGAGCACAGCGGCGAAGAGGGCGGCAACGCCGGCGACATCATCACCACTCGCAAGTACGACAACTTTGAGCTCTCCGTCGACTTCCGCATCACTCCCGGAGCCAACAGCGGCATCAAGTACTTCGTCAACCTCAACATGACCCCAGGTCACGAAGGCCACGGCTCCGCCATCGGCTTCGAGTATCAGATCCTCGACGACGCCCTCCACCCCGACGGCAAAAAAGGCAGGGACGGCGACCGCACCCTTGCCTCCCTCTACGACATGATCCCCGCCGCAAAAGACAAACCCACAAAGCCCATCGGCGAGTGGAACACCGCCCGCATCGTCGTCAACGGAGCGCACTGCGAGCACTGGCTCAACGGAGTGAAGGTCGTCGAGTACGAACGCTTCACCCCACAGTTCCGCCAGCTCGTCGCCGATAGCAAATATCACGTCTACCCCAACTTCGGCGAAGCCAACGACGGCTACATTCTGCTGCAGGACCACGGATTTCCCGTCTCCTTCCGCAACATCAAAATCCGTGAGCTTCCGCCGGCTCCCGCGAAGTAG
- a CDS encoding Bax inhibitor-1/YccA family protein: MNGYRLNNSYPTIIDVPREETSSLLAKVLGITSLGFFITSVGVATAPAWGTFVGFIVVIGLVFAINLTRKASPAVALGLFLTLTYFMGWEIGPLIQRYIHTFGSSMVFNAAATTGCGMAVMGCVAYLFNINYRRIAGIGFAALLLLIIAGIASMFFHFLSPDTYSWLTLGIFSLLTVGDFARIRAGGDGLSAVSLALSIYLDAINIFLAVLQLMGGRRRD, encoded by the coding sequence ATGAACGGCTACCGCCTGAACAACAGTTACCCCACCATCATCGACGTCCCCCGCGAGGAGACCTCCTCGCTGCTCGCCAAGGTGCTCGGCATCACCTCGCTTGGCTTCTTCATCACCTCCGTCGGAGTCGCCACAGCGCCTGCCTGGGGAACCTTCGTCGGCTTCATCGTCGTCATCGGACTCGTCTTCGCCATCAACCTCACGCGCAAGGCCAGCCCTGCTGTCGCGCTCGGCCTCTTCCTCACCCTCACCTACTTCATGGGATGGGAGATCGGCCCGCTCATCCAGCGCTACATCCACACCTTCGGCAGCAGCATGGTCTTCAACGCCGCCGCCACGACCGGTTGCGGCATGGCCGTCATGGGCTGCGTTGCCTACCTCTTCAACATCAACTACCGCCGCATCGCCGGCATCGGATTCGCCGCGCTGCTCCTGCTCATCATCGCCGGCATCGCCAGCATGTTCTTCCACTTCCTCTCGCCGGACACCTACTCCTGGCTCACCCTCGGCATCTTCTCCCTGCTCACCGTAGGCGACTTCGCCCGCATCCGCGCCGGCGGAGACGGCCTCTCCGCCGTCTCGCTCGCTCTCTCCATCTATCTCGACGCCATCAACATCTTCCTCGCCGTCCTCCAGCTGATGGGCGGGCGCCGCAGAGACTAA
- a CDS encoding OmpA family protein — translation MEASKKRSSALVGILTLAVLALASTVGYSQDIKVEGVIKARSGPTMILETSGDPNLAVQLTEGTSVGQVQGMFKARKKEMSMAALIPGLPVKVQGFHDAHSQLVATSVSFKGNDLERAQVIQAGMHETKMKAEQNEAEIAKHKEELARQNAELEKHRGELTEQQRKIAENKAAIEANTARFGQLDDYYIMDEVTVLFANGSSKLDPQYNSPLLALGQKAKTVQGYMIEVKGYASSSGSAAVNQTISENRANSVTNFLLQQCHIPLTNMLAPGAMGETHQVATNKTVEAEAQNRRVVVRVLQNKAIAGIE, via the coding sequence ATGGAAGCGAGCAAGAAACGCAGCTCCGCACTCGTCGGAATCCTGACTCTCGCCGTACTGGCTTTAGCGAGCACCGTGGGTTACTCCCAGGACATCAAGGTTGAAGGCGTGATCAAAGCACGCAGCGGTCCCACGATGATCCTGGAGACCAGCGGGGATCCGAACCTCGCTGTCCAGCTGACGGAAGGCACGAGTGTAGGTCAGGTACAAGGGATGTTTAAGGCGCGCAAGAAGGAGATGTCGATGGCCGCCCTCATCCCGGGACTTCCGGTCAAAGTGCAGGGGTTCCACGACGCTCATAGTCAGCTGGTTGCGACATCGGTCAGTTTCAAGGGTAACGATCTGGAGCGAGCCCAGGTCATCCAGGCTGGTATGCATGAAACAAAGATGAAGGCGGAGCAGAACGAAGCAGAGATAGCGAAGCACAAAGAAGAGCTGGCGAGACAGAACGCAGAGCTCGAAAAACACAGGGGGGAACTGACGGAACAACAGAGGAAGATCGCCGAAAACAAGGCCGCGATTGAGGCGAATACAGCACGCTTCGGCCAATTGGACGACTACTACATCATGGACGAGGTCACGGTTCTGTTCGCGAACGGATCGTCCAAGCTTGATCCTCAGTACAACTCCCCGCTCCTGGCATTGGGGCAGAAGGCGAAGACGGTTCAGGGCTACATGATCGAGGTGAAGGGCTATGCCTCTAGCAGTGGCAGCGCCGCGGTCAACCAGACGATAAGCGAAAACCGCGCCAACAGCGTCACCAATTTCCTGCTGCAGCAGTGCCATATTCCTCTGACCAACATGCTTGCTCCAGGTGCAATGGGAGAGACCCATCAGGTTGCCACCAACAAAACCGTTGAAGCGGAGGCTCAGAATCGGCGTGTCGTGGTGAGGGTATTGCAGAACAAAGCTATCGCAGGAATTGAGTAA
- a CDS encoding NHL repeat-containing protein: MKQFDATSGAFQGVFVKHSLGGLKGPRGLIFDSGGNLLVSVQFTTTSAPGEILQYGQDGAVLNPIVSNSDPNAPTAPRGMILSTNDLFVANLTDEPNKNAPPTPGSLLKYSIAGQLIGALTPPAGALPSGAEFHPRAVVLGPDGLLYVSNFPDLRTGLGGQVLRFYPATGALKDVLISSSGGTTCDCVNELNRPEGLVFGPDGDLYITSFRANSSDTDKILIFHGSTYVGQIELDTAGAPRAFAQALLFGPGGRLFVPISGNGPDTGSVRSYDVSTHMFEVVVPSGGPLGAGWYLTFGKTNPSTLSYSQ; the protein is encoded by the coding sequence GTGAAACAATTCGATGCCACCTCCGGGGCATTCCAGGGTGTCTTCGTGAAACATTCGCTGGGTGGCCTAAAGGGACCGCGAGGTTTGATCTTTGACTCTGGGGGTAACCTGCTTGTCTCTGTTCAGTTCACCACTACTTCCGCACCTGGGGAGATTCTGCAGTACGGCCAGGATGGCGCGGTGTTGAACCCCATTGTGTCCAACAGCGACCCTAATGCGCCAACAGCGCCCCGTGGAATGATTCTTTCGACTAACGATCTATTCGTAGCCAATCTCACCGACGAACCCAACAAGAACGCGCCTCCGACTCCTGGTAGCTTGCTGAAATATTCGATTGCCGGGCAACTGATCGGTGCTTTAACGCCACCTGCGGGGGCATTGCCCTCGGGTGCTGAGTTCCATCCACGTGCCGTGGTCCTGGGGCCTGACGGTCTCCTGTACGTGTCAAACTTTCCCGACCTTCGCACGGGATTGGGAGGACAAGTTCTGCGGTTCTACCCAGCCACGGGGGCATTAAAGGACGTGCTCATTAGCAGCAGCGGTGGTACCACCTGCGATTGCGTGAATGAGCTCAACCGGCCCGAGGGACTGGTCTTTGGTCCCGATGGCGATCTCTACATTACGAGCTTTCGAGCCAATTCAAGCGATACCGACAAAATCCTTATATTTCATGGCAGCACCTATGTGGGCCAGATCGAGCTCGACACAGCGGGTGCGCCGCGTGCCTTCGCCCAGGCTCTGTTGTTCGGCCCTGGGGGACGGCTCTTCGTCCCAATCAGTGGCAATGGGCCAGATACAGGATCGGTACGTTCCTATGACGTGAGCACTCACATGTTCGAGGTCGTCGTTCCCTCGGGAGGGCCATTGGGAGCGGGGTGGTATCTGACCTTTGGGAAGACCAATCCCTCCACCCTTAGCTACAGTCAGTAG